In Alligator mississippiensis isolate rAllMis1 chromosome 10, rAllMis1, whole genome shotgun sequence, one DNA window encodes the following:
- the LOC102566104 gene encoding cytochrome b-c1 complex subunit Rieske, mitochondrial, which produces MLSVAARAGPLGPFLCAVAHGVPGPLKQLVPGVVVPALPEPAGGLRLHAMRNLLGRDPPGGRAARGGLVATASLNAPASVRFVHNDVTVPDFSDYRHPAVLDSTKSSQDSGDARRGFSYLMTATACVTTAYVAKNFVTQFIYSLSAAADVIAMSKVEIKLLDIPEGKNMTFKWRGKPLFVRHRTQDEINQEAAVNLAELRDPQHDLERVKKPEWLILVGVCTHLGCVPIAGAGEFGGYYCPCHGSHYDLSGRIRKGPAPLNLEIPYYEFTSDDLVIVG; this is translated from the exons ATGTTGTCCGTGGCCGCCCGCGCCGGGCCGCTGGGCCCCTTCCTGTGCGCCGTGGCGCACGGCGTGCCCGGGCCGCTCAAGCAGCTGGTGCCGGGCGTGGTGGTGCCGGCGCTGCCGGAGCCGGCCGGCGGGCTGCGCCTGCACGCGATGCGGAACCTGCTGGGCCGGGACCCGCCGGGCGGCCGGGCGGCCCGCGGGGGCCTCGTCGCCACAGCCAGCCTCAACg CACCTGCTAGTGTTCGTTTTGTTCACAATGATGTCACAGTACCTGACTTCTCTGACTATCGTCACCCTGCGGTGTTAGATAGCACCAAGTCTTCACAAGACAGCGGCGATGCTAGGAGAGGCTTCTCCTATCTGATGACTGCAACAGCATGTGTAACCACTGCGTATGTTGCCAAGAATTTTGTTACCCAGTTTATTTACAGCTTGAGTGCTGCAGCTGATGTGATAGCAATGTCAAAGGTTGAGATCAAGTTGTTGGATATTCCTGAAGGCAAGAACATGACTTTCAAGTGGAGAGGAAAACCTCTTTTTGTGCGCCACAGAACCCAGGATGAGATTAATCAGGAAGCAGCAGTTAATTTGGCTGAACTCAGAGATCCACAGCATGATTTAGAAAGAGTAAAGAAACCAGAATGGCTTATACTGGTCGGTGTCTGCACTCATCTTGGTTGTGTACCCATTGCTGGTGCTGGTGAATTTGGTGGCTATTACTGCCCTTGTCATGGGTCACATTATGATTTGTCTGGCAGAATTAGAAAAGGCCCTGCTCCATTAAATCTTGAAATTCCATATTATGAATTTACAAGTGATGATCTAGTTATTGTTGGTTAG